In Kwoniella newhampshirensis strain CBS 13917 chromosome 4, whole genome shotgun sequence, one DNA window encodes the following:
- a CDS encoding 40S ribosomal protein uS10, producing the protein MADYKEDLEKTGAAGVKIHKIRITLTSKNVKPLEKFCGDLVGRAKDRELQVKGPVRLPTKVLKHTTRKTPCGEGSKTWDRYEMRIHKRLIDLKSSADVVKQITSISLEPGVEVEVTIAAVSPDV; encoded by the exons ATGGCCGATTACAAGGAAGATCTCGAGAAGACTGGCGCTGCCGGCGTCAAGATCCACAAGATCAGGatcaccttgacctccAAGAACGTCAAGCCTCTTGAGAAGT TCTGTGGCGACCTCGTTGGCCGTGCCAAGGACCGAGAGCTCCAGGTCAAGGGCCCCGTCCGACTCCCCACCAAGGTCCTCAAGCACACCACCCGAAAGAC CCCCTGTGGTGAGGGTTCCAAGACTTGGGACCGATACGAGATGAGGATCCACAAGCGATTGATCGACCTCAAGTCCTCCGCCGACGTCGTCAAGCAgatcacctccatctctctgGAGCCCGGAgttgaggtcgaggtcaCCATCGCTGCTGTGAGTCCAGACGTCtag